atggGACGTCCCCAAACTTTCCTGTGTGCCCCGACCTCTCCCAACAGTGAAATGTGACTCTTATAGGACCCAGTGTGATGGGGTGGAGAAGAAGGGCCCTGACCATCCTCTGCAGACTCTTCTCTGACCTTCAAATTTTTCAGGGACAATGCAGACATCATCTGGGAATGGTCGAAGAGATTTCTCATAGCCATAACCTTGTGGAGGAAGTTGGGGATTGCTCAGATCTGAGGCTTCACTGATTGGAGACCCCACACAATCTAAAGGCACTCCTGCCTGGGGTGACTCTCCCGGATGCAAGGATCCCTCCCCCCATTAGGAGGCCTTagccagggaaggaaggggctgCCTTACCTATCACTCCATCACCTGGAGAGGGCCCAGAGAAGCCCTCTGCGTGGAGATACATGGATGCACACCCAGGGACatctgggggagggaaggaaggatgatgCCGTTAAGTGACTGAAGTGaagcagagaagcaggggaggaaGAAGCCCTACGCACACTCAAGAAGTTCGTGTCGCTGGCCTGCGGTCCAGCGACTGTCCTTTTGCTACCAAATCCCAGGGGAAGTTCACCCAGAGGGAGCTGGAGGCTTGAGGCCCCCAGTTTGAGGGCTGGGGCAGAGGGCATGGGGGCAGCAGCTGGGACCAGGCAGCCTGTTCAGCAAGGCCCAAGATTCCAGGGAGCAGCTGTTTCCTGTGAGTTCAGGGGAAGGAGGGGGTGAGAGATGAACCTCCGGAGGCTGGGAAGGGTTCGTCTAAGACTTCCTCTGAATGGGCACATGTCCGGTCAGCAGGTCAGGTTCCAAGCCCAGtggtctgtttttgtttctgtttctctctctctctctctctctctctctctctctctctgtgtgtgtgtgtgtatgagagagagagaggagagagaggggagaggagagaagaggagagagagagagagaggagagagaggggagaggggagaggggagagagagagagagagagagagagagagagagagagagagagagagagagagagagagagagagagagagcgagctgatTTTTTTCTCGGGTCTAAGTGCATTCTACTGGGTTCCACGCCATGGAACTGAAAACTCCAAGCTCCACCTAGGGAAAGCGACTGTGTGAAGCCACGCTTCAAGTTGCAACCCTTTCCCGCCCCCCTCCGCTCCCACCTATGAATGAGCCGCTGACACCCGACACCTCGGGGGAGGAGACAGGGGGAGGGTTCATTCATGCCTCCATTTTGTGAATGGAATTCCTGACTCCATTCAGGAAAGcggagggaggaggggcaggagttcaagggcaaGTAACACGATCCCCTCCGGTCTCCAGCCTTTGAAGGTCAGCAACTCAGAgcatctccctcctccagccgCCACTTCAccgggctgggggcggggggtggggggtggcaccGCCAGGGTGTGAGGAAGGGAAGCACCTATCCTGTTCTCTCCCTGGAGCTGCTAGGGGTTTGTGGTTCAGCTCCTGACCCAGAAATACTATGGgcaccaggaaaagaaaaattctgcAATTCCAGCCAGCTCTGCagcgtgttctctctctccccgccccctccattttttttttttgagacaaagtctcactctgtagcccaggctagcctgaaattcattacgtagctcaggctagtctcaaactcatggccaaCCATCTGCCCTCCCCTCCATGATGCTGACAGTAATAGGAACGAACaaccacagctctctctctcctctctctctctctctctctctctctctctctctctctctctctctttatggaCActagtcaaggctagccttgatGCCGATGATtatcctgcctccacttcccaagtgcttgaACTACATGGGTACACATGTTCAGCTCCTGGAGACAAGGACTAATGACAAATCTCATTTTGTATCCTCTGGCTGCATACTCTTGTTCCAGGCACAGTACTCTGGTCTTAGTGCGTTAATTAAAACTCCCAAACCTCTAACAGAAGTAAATGCCCAGCCCTTCTTATTGCCAAAAGCTGTAAGGGCAAAGGTGTTATATACCCTATCATTTTATCTGAATGTCAGCTGGCTAGAAAACGATCAttctttagaatatattttttaaaaagtgaatgagTTGGATTATGAACCATGGAAAGGCACAAACCTTCTAGGGACCTTTGCTTCACCTCACTGCTCACAGGAGTACATGCCACCCCAcctggtgcccccccccccaagagtcTCTTACCTGAGTCATAGGAGAAGTCTGTGCGCTCCTGTTTGATCAACACCCCCGCCCCTGGGTACCTGTGCCCACTGACCCCACCCTGGCTcgcagctggctggccagcctgttCATACAGGGGATCGTGGTATTCCTGCTTGAAGCTCTGCTGGGGGTAGGGTGGGCAGGGCTCCGACAGCTGGTGTTGGTAGGGGGCTGGGAGAGGTTCCCGGCCCCCTCCCTGAGGAGATGTGAAGGAGCGGCACATGTCCAGGGACTGCTGGAAGACGGAGCTGGACGGGATggatggagagggaagaaaagagaatctTCCATTAGGTCCCCTTGAGCCTATCACTCGCTGACAGgtgctcctctcctcccagccaggTCTCCATGGAGAACTAGGGAACTGAGCCCAGACAGCCTGGCGAGGCCTGGGTCCCTCGGTACTGTGGATCTGTCTCCTTACCTGTGCTCACCAAGGTACCCGTGGCCAGGGTGGGactgggaagagctggaggatcTCAGGAGACTCTGCTGTTGTTCTGCCCTGGGAAACGGCTGCAGGGGCGACTGTCCAGGGGCACCGGGGGCGGGGGACTTGATGCCGATTTGTCTGGGGGAGTCATAGGCACTGGAGTTGAAGGGGAGATGGGAATATGAGGGGACAGAGAAACTAGGTGACCATCTGTTCTACCCTTCATCCCCCTGGAAGTGATGATTACAACTGTAGCAGTAGAGGAGCTgggtgaaaattttatttatttatatatttatttaaatttttgggTTTtgtgccctcctccctcccccggtgacaggtttctctctgtagtcctggctgtcctggatctccctctgtggaccaggctggcctcaaactcagagatccgcctgcctctgcctcccgagtgctgggattaaaggcatgggccactactgcccagcaattttatttacctatttattgtagttttgagacagtgtttctctgtgtatccctggctatcctagaattcactctgtagcccaggctggcctctgcctcccaggtggtaggaagtgttttgtttgtttgtttgtttgtaagatagagcctcatgtagcccagggtggccttaaactctccAGAATGCAGCCAACAATGACCTCTCTTTTTTCCGCCTCACAACTGCTACGATTGCATGCACATCATCGCCCGCCAGGTCTATGCGGTGCTGACAATCCAATCAGGACTTTGCGCACTAGACAAGCACGCTACCGATTTCGCTAACATTCCCAGCCCCCGgcgaattcttttttttctctccccatctccaggGTCTCGCTTGACCTGAACCTCTCTATGGAGctaaggctgacctcagactcaccatcctcctgtctcaagcacatgccatcatgcctgccTAAGTGAATTCCTTTTCTTAATCCTTGAACTGAGCCCCTTAGCTTGACATTATCTCTCTGACGCCCAGAGCAACTGGTTTGAGCAGGACATGGGCCTCCAGGAAGAGACTCATTGTGCTCAGGCCTCAGCACGCTGGGGGCCATCTGTCCGCTGTGTGGTGCCGCCTGCTAACACTCAGAGGCATCCCGGCGAGTGCTACCTACGGGACTAGGAAACCCTCCACGGTCCAAGCTTCACCTCTGCGGCTGCGGCAGCTCAGGGCTGCCCTCCCATCCGCCAACCCTCGAGGGAGCCTTGACCTCCTGACACCTTGCCCCAGACTTCACCACACCTTCCCGGGTCAGGGCTCACCTGGAGTAAAGGCACTGCTCTCCATGGTGGTAGGGGAGTGGTGGCTTCCTGCTGCAGGACAGGGCGGGTTCTGTGCGGGGACTCTGGGGTTCCTTCTTGATCCTGGTGGTGGGGCTATGGAAGGCTACTGTGGGGTCGGACAGAGCAAAGCCAGAGTCACGCCGAGGCCGCCAGGGCTTGTGACACCCCAGCTTTCTGAGGACGGGTTAGGTTACTGGTGCAGTACCCTCCCTTCGGGCTCTCGTTCTCAGAACACCGAAGTTGGATGCTTCCGGAACGTTCTGGTTACTCCTGTGGTGACTGGTTTTACTTAGGCTAACGTCTCGTATTAACCAAGAGAACCATCTAAGAGTTAACACGCACACCCCCAGCCAAGAAAACACCTTCGTAAAAGCAAGCACACTGGACCCAGGGCCTTTGGCTTTCAGAGTGCTCTGGAAAATTCCAAGTGAGAGACATGTTCTCTTATTTGGGGCTATAAAGATGCTTTGGTTTTCTGAGGGAGTCTGGCGATGAGCCTGCTTGTATGTCAGCTGAGTAACATACACATGCTCCTAATTATCTGCGAGGAGCATTGGCCTTTTCTGGGCGCTTGCTGGGTTCTCAGAGTCCAGCTACCACTGTGGCTGAGCCCTGGCGTGAGTGATGTCCTGGCCTCCTGCAGTcccatcagatgccctggaatcCACAGTTCTgatgtctgtgttttccattcTTGTGCCTGCTTTATTTCATGGATGGTGACAGCCGAGAGCAGTACCTCATATCCAAAtatcttttcttatattttctttttcttttttgttttttcaagacagggtttctctgtatagccctggctgtcctcaaattcacagagatctgcttacctctgcctcccaggtactaggattaaaagccgCACACCAggcattctttttcatttgagGCAAGGCCTCGCCACGTATCCAGATTGGTTTCAAACTCACTATCCTCCAGATTACGGTGTGGGCCACCATATCTGGCCAAGCATTGTTTCTCAACAGGACACTTGTGACTTGGGGTCAGATTTGGGAGGATGTCTTTAATATTGTAGGGTATTTCTGCAGTATCACTGACCACCCCATTTTTACCCAACCCCAAACTCTCCAAAGACATTGACAATCTTTCCTGGGGCAACATCACCAGTGCTAAAGAGAATAAGAGAACAGTGAATGTGGgtcctgctgagctgtctcaagTCCCtggcttgggctggagagagaaagcaTGTATCTGTTCCAAGTCACAGGGCTACAGCTCCAGAGGGGAACCAAGGTCTTCATTTCCAGTCACTGCATTTGTCTTGGAGTCCATATTCCAGGATGAGGAGCCCTGACTTTCACCCTGTCTTTAGGTGAGAGCAAACTGCTCTCCTCTGGGTGACTCTCTGCCCCCATGActcacttcctgtctttctctgatccccatcccccatccctgtaCCCAGCATTCACTACTCACAGTTTTCTGAATGGAAATCAGGAACGAACTGTTCATCACTGTCTGGTACCTGAGCTGCAGAGAGAGGCTAGAGTGAGTCTGGGGTGTGACTGTACAAAGTGGCAGCCCCAGGAAGACACCATTGTCACCACCCTGAAGATTAGCTCCAGCCTTGAAGCAATCAAGAGCTTTCCTTAGACCAAGGGTCATTCCACCATAAGTCCCACACCCTCCAGCCCCTGCTGCATGAAGGCTCCAGGGAGGACTCTCAGAACTTGTCTGAGAAGACTCCAGTCTTTGCCTAGATGTTTTGTCCCTGGTCCCTCCATTTTCCTGAAGTGCAAATGGACCTGCCCTTCAAAATTTACAAGGCTTTGTCAGGGCTCCCAGCAGAGTGCTATTGGAGTGAGCAGGAATTATAAACTGTGGGATTCTGTGGACATGGAATCTGATGAGGAAATTCTGAATTTGAGAAGGGTCCAGGAGTCTTCACTTCAAATAATTTCCCAGGTGCTTTGGAGACACAGGAGAGCTCTGGAGCCTAGGaaaggggatgggggggggggagaacagcTGCAGAGATGTGAAAAGAAGGTAAAAATAGGACAGGAGGAAGCTGGAGACACCATCTCATCACTGATGTGTAGCCAAGGGAAAGGCGGACTCTCCAAGCCTGGAGGTCTAGGGAGCATTCTCCAGGGGCCAGCATCTCTGTACCACAGGGTACCTCAATGGACTCCATcgttttttgtttacttttgccTCTCTATCAAGGGGGAAAAAGAATTACAGCAGAAAGAAGAACAGACACAAAGAAGGACTTCCTGATTGTCTAAGATAATAGTGGGTCTGAAGCAGGACAATGGAACTCGTGACCCAGGAGACTGGACTGTCACTCCCGGGAGACTGCTCGCAGACTGGACAATGTCGAAATTGCAAGATAAAAGACTCAGACTTCAGAGTGGCTGGTGAGGCGTGTAAGATGAGGGGTAGGGAACACTCTACACCCAATCCCATGTGAGCACACAGGCTCAGATCTGGGCCACAGGACCCTGTGTTTCCCCATTCACCAGCTCCAGGTTCTGCAGCCCGCCCAGCTGGCAGGGTGATCTTTGTACAACAGAAACCAAATCACTTTGAGCTCTCCCTTAAAATGTGAAACCTGAACTCCTGCCCTTGgcctcctctcatccctctggCCTGCCTCTCCTTGCTGCTGATAGGCCCTAGCACCTTGGTCTCCTTCAGCCCTCAGTCCTGCtgagctgccccctcccccccccatcctctGTTCTGttcaggatctcactatgtagctagcccaggctgatctgaaACTCACTCAgcatcttcctgactctgcctggaatgctgggattgcagatgggCCCCTTGTCAGGCTGATTAGAGGCCTTCTCTGACCACTCAAAGCAAAACTGTCCCTTTTGGCTTTCTgtctcagctggctttctccccggcccccgccccccccatctTATTAATGTATATTTACATGTTAGTGTTCATCTCTTCACCAGGAAGTTATTAAGCTGTGTGGACAAGGGCCTTTCCTTCTTCAGATGACTACCTAGCACTCAGACCAGAAACTGAATAATCGTTATTTATGAATAAGCATCCAAGGGGACTCATCCTCAGGCTGAGAGGAGCTAGCACCACAGACTCCAAAGGCAGGGCGATCCTAAGCCAAGCAATCCTCCCCTTACCCTGCAGCTACTCCTCTCCACATGCCAGCTACCACCAGCGTTGGCACACCACCGGAAAAGCTCATCTTACAGGGATGCTCAAGCTGTGATCAAATGCTTGCTTCAAATGTCAGAGGTACTAAGTGATTACAGATAGAGGTTTATAGttgatttttacttatttacttattgcaATGGTTGGGGTTGAATCAAGGTCCTTATGAACCCCCAggccttattttctttttgagacaagatcttactaggtactccaagctggccttaaattctaaattcaccatcctcctgcctcagctttctaagGGTTGTTAATTACAGGCCTATGCAAGACCATGTCTGGCTTAGATGATTAGTTTTTAGATAGAGAGACTGGCGTGAGAGAGTTTAAGAACCCGAAGTCTCCAGTAGTTAAGAACTTACTTAGAACAGCGCACTATAATTCCCAAGTGGCCAAATATATCAATGGGATGCTAAATCCCTCGGCAAAAGTATACATAAATCCCCAGCTTTTTGGAAGCCCAACTGCATCCCACAGAGGCTGTCCCCTGGTCAGCCTGACTAAAGAATCACCCAGGGGTGTTATCCCCAGCGGTTCCCAGGTTCCTAGTCCTCAAATCTGGAAAGTCATTCTATAAGACAGAGGTGGGACAGGCATCCAGATTTGCAATAAATGGCCCTGGTGGCTGGCTCATTTGGAAAGTGCTAGTCAAAGGGAAGGACACATTTCTTCCTGCTCAAAGGGAAGGACGCATTTCTTCTGGCCCATTCAAAGGTGACAGACACCCTGAAGGTGGCAGAAACAAACAGGCTGAGCGATACTTCCCTCCCTGCTACTTAGGCAAGGAGGGTCCCGAGGGCAAGGAAGGGGGCAGAACTTGGCAGGGGGTAACTGACGTACTCTGGAGCCCCTCCTGGGGCCTCATTAACTACTCGTTTCCAGTGAGGTAATGGGCTGGGGGCATCTGCTGACGCCACTGGGCAAGAGAGCCCTGTGGGTCATCTGACCTTTCCTCCTGCCTCACGCTTGAAAGTTGATCCAGAACCCCCAGAAGAGAGCTCTCTTCAGCACACAGACTGAACCCCCCAAAGATGACGCTATCCTCGTCCCAGAATGGGGAGTGAGCCCCACTCCCTGCTCAGCTCTCCCAATACTGGCCCTCTCCCACAGAGGGACCGCAGGGCCCTCAGTCTCCCAGAGACTATCAACGAGGGTAGAAATAGGAACAGAAACAGAGCCTTGCGTTCCTGGAGAGCAGAAGAAATTTTAATTACCATGTTTGGTATTGAACATGCACCATTCTGTTTGTTGACTCGGCTCTGTTTTGGCTGCTAAGCCAGTGTGCCAGAGTCTGTCCCCAGCTCCACTGGCACTAAAAAGAGACTGTCTAGGTGGGGACATGGCAGATGATTAAGGGAGATGCATGCAtgcgagcatgtgtgtgtgtgtgtgtacccagtgTAACttacgaacacacacacacacacacacacacacacacacacacacacacacacacacacacacagaatattcaGGGACTGTCCCTTCAACAGGAAGCCAGGGGGACCCCAAAGATGGGCTCCAGAAGAGATGGGAAATTCAACCAGCTAAGCAGCAGAGGCTATCACGAGCCAGCTACCATGTATCCCACAAAGGGACGTCATCCTCTGGGCGTGGGGGCAGTCCCAGTCCCACATAAGAGTGAATGGTAGCATTCTCCAGAGCTTTGCTCTATTGTGTCACTGTTGGCCGGGGGCTCTCACccgcaccctgcccccaccctggcAGCCTCTATTTTGGAAGGAACCAGTTCTCTATCTGTGGAGGGGACATTCCTCTCCAGGAACCTTatggaaggggaggaaagagaaagatggaggagccaTTGAACTAGGAAAGACTAGGGAGAGAACTAAGGACtaaccccctccctccccaacagACTGACACCCCCCCCAGACACCagggtgcatgcacacactttcACCGGAATTCCTTGTACTTCACTCTGAGAAAATAAATGGGTGAAAGCACCCTCCATGCTTTCTCTCCACACCAGGGGTCTCTTTTGGTCTCTATAGATAAGGAGGTCAAAGGGCCCAGGAGAGTGTCACCCTTGAAGGCGTGTTTGGCTGCGGTAATTGTGAGAGGATGAGCCAGATCCATCCCTTAAAATTCTGATAGCAGCAATAAACCATTCTCATCCTAGGAAAATCCGTATTATCACCATATATGATGCAACACCAACAATTTTACATGCAGAATAGCAACATCAGGGACCCCAAATCTATCCATAAGTCTTCTGGAAATTCAcagtccccccgccccccgaacTTCATACAAAGGGCGTACAGAGCTCAGGTAGTGTTCCCAACTACCAAAGAGACCAGAGTCATTGTCCCTAATGGTTCTTGAAGGCTCCTTACAGTTCCACAAAGAGACCCTCCACCAGATCCACAAATCTTTTACATTACATAACCACCAAATCT
This Peromyscus maniculatus bairdii isolate BWxNUB_F1_BW_parent chromosome 8, HU_Pman_BW_mat_3.1, whole genome shotgun sequence DNA region includes the following protein-coding sequences:
- the Etv4 gene encoding ETS translocation variant 4 isoform X4; amino-acid sequence: MERRMKGGYLDQRVPYTFCSKSPGNGSLGEALMVPQGKLMDPGSLPPSDSEDLFQDLSHFQETWLAEAQVPDSDEQFVPDFHSENLAFHSPTTRIKKEPQSPRTEPALSCSRKPPLPYHHGEQCLYSRQIGIKSPAPGAPGQSPLQPFPRAEQQQSLLRSSSSSQSHPGHGYLGEHSSVFQQSLDMCRSFTSPQGGGREPLPAPYQHQLSEPCPPYPQQSFKQEYHDPLYEQAGQPAASQGGVSGHRYPGAGVLIKQERTDFSYDSDVPGCASMYLHAEGFSGPSPGDGVIGYGYEKSLRPFPDDVCIVPEKFEGDIKQEGVGAFREGPPYQRRGALQLWQFLVALLDDPTNAHFIAWTGRGMEFKLIEPEEVARLWGIQKNRPAMNYDKLSRSLRYYYEKGIMQKVAGERYVYKFVCEPEALFSLAFPDNQRPALKAEFDRPVSEEDTVPLSHLDESPAYLPELAGPAQPFSHKGGYSY
- the Etv4 gene encoding ETS translocation variant 4 isoform X1 yields the protein MERRMKGGYLDQRVPYTFCSQKSPGNGSLGEALMVPQGKLMDPGSLPPSDSEDLFQDLSHFQETWLAEAQVPDSDEQFVPDFHSENLAFHSPTTRIKKEPQSPRTEPALSCSRKPPLPYHHGEQCLYSSAYDSPRQIGIKSPAPGAPGQSPLQPFPRAEQQQSLLRSSSSSQSHPGHGYLGEHSSVFQQSLDMCRSFTSPQGGGREPLPAPYQHQLSEPCPPYPQQSFKQEYHDPLYEQAGQPAASQGGVSGHRYPGAGVLIKQERTDFSYDSDVPGCASMYLHAEGFSGPSPGDGVIGYGYEKSLRPFPDDVCIVPEKFEGDIKQEGVGAFREGPPYQRRGALQLWQFLVALLDDPTNAHFIAWTGRGMEFKLIEPEEVARLWGIQKNRPAMNYDKLSRSLRYYYEKGIMQKVAGERYVYKFVCEPEALFSLAFPDNQRPALKAEFDRPVSEEDTVPLSHLDESPAYLPELAGPAQPFSHKGGYSY
- the Etv4 gene encoding ETS translocation variant 4 isoform X3, whose product is MERRMKGGYLDQRVPYTFCSQKSPGNGSLGEALMVPQGKLMDPGSLPPSDSEDLFQDLSHFQETWLAEAQVPDSDEQFVPDFHSENLAFHSPTTRIKKEPQSPRTEPALSCSRKPPLPYHHGEQCLYSRQIGIKSPAPGAPGQSPLQPFPRAEQQQSLLRSSSSSQSHPGHGYLGEHSSVFQQSLDMCRSFTSPQGGGREPLPAPYQHQLSEPCPPYPQQSFKQEYHDPLYEQAGQPAASQGGVSGHRYPGAGVLIKQERTDFSYDSDVPGCASMYLHAEGFSGPSPGDGVIGYGYEKSLRPFPDDVCIVPEKFEGDIKQEGVGAFREGPPYQRRGALQLWQFLVALLDDPTNAHFIAWTGRGMEFKLIEPEEVARLWGIQKNRPAMNYDKLSRSLRYYYEKGIMQKVAGERYVYKFVCEPEALFSLAFPDNQRPALKAEFDRPVSEEDTVPLSHLDESPAYLPELAGPAQPFSHKGGYSY
- the Etv4 gene encoding ETS translocation variant 4 isoform X2 encodes the protein MERRMKGGYLDQRVPYTFCSKSPGNGSLGEALMVPQGKLMDPGSLPPSDSEDLFQDLSHFQETWLAEAQVPDSDEQFVPDFHSENLAFHSPTTRIKKEPQSPRTEPALSCSRKPPLPYHHGEQCLYSSAYDSPRQIGIKSPAPGAPGQSPLQPFPRAEQQQSLLRSSSSSQSHPGHGYLGEHSSVFQQSLDMCRSFTSPQGGGREPLPAPYQHQLSEPCPPYPQQSFKQEYHDPLYEQAGQPAASQGGVSGHRYPGAGVLIKQERTDFSYDSDVPGCASMYLHAEGFSGPSPGDGVIGYGYEKSLRPFPDDVCIVPEKFEGDIKQEGVGAFREGPPYQRRGALQLWQFLVALLDDPTNAHFIAWTGRGMEFKLIEPEEVARLWGIQKNRPAMNYDKLSRSLRYYYEKGIMQKVAGERYVYKFVCEPEALFSLAFPDNQRPALKAEFDRPVSEEDTVPLSHLDESPAYLPELAGPAQPFSHKGGYSY